The genomic DNA CAACCCTTCACGAGTGGTCAAAGCAGGCCGAACAGATTCTCTCTTTGCTGAGGGAGTGTCAATAACAGGTTCAGGTTGAATCAACGGTGCGGAGTGGGATTGAAAAGGGAGAGTGCTTCGGCAACAAGCCTCTCCCGTTTTTCAATATTGTGCTGATTCCATCAGCCTCCCAGTGTAAGATGTCCCAATGTGGCTTCTGCATCATCCAGTTTTTGCTTCAATATTATCAACTCTCTGATAGTGTAGACAGCTGTACCCCTGGAGATTTCTAAATTAAGCTTCGATATCCGGGACTGGATGCTGTCCACTTCCTGTCCACAGTTTCTGACTAGCATCTGACATTCCTTTATGCACTTCTCGTCATGCCCTACATGAGCATGCTCAACCGCCATAGCCGTACCTGTTCCAATAAAAGATGCCGCCAGAAGCATGATGATCTTTTTCATTTTTCACTCCTTGTAAATATTTTTGGCTGCTAATTCAGCACCCGTTTACTACTTATAAAAGCATCAGGCGTGCCATTTTCCAATTACCTGAAATTGCAGCCATTTTTCTGTCTTGTTTCGTTTTATGAACAATAATCTTCTTTACACTGGATGATATTCGACAATGGATTTTCAGGGATCACATATCGCTGAGGTCGCTCCCGGCTGTTCCACTCCTTTTCCCCCATCCATACAAACACCTCTCCATCCTTCCTGACATAGGTCGTGCGGCCTTTACTGCTGTTCTGTTCTTGCGGTTTCGAGCTGACGTGCTGTCCACTACCTCCCCTCCTTTTTACCGGTCTCTTGGTGGACGGTATCCAGAATCGAGATATTATTAGGAAGGAAATCGGAAACAGACTTTCCTTTATGGGAAGACGCCTCGATGTTTTCGTGCCGAAATGGGGAGGGCTCCCTTCGTCAGCGCAGGGATTGCGGGAGTGGAAGTGGATGGAAGAGCAACTTGCATGCGAGACGGTAAAACCGCTGATTCTTGTGGCGGAAGATGACGCCATGGCAGGCGAGCTTGTCAGGGATGTGCTCGAAATGTGGGGGTTCGACACAAATCTGGCACGTAACGGCGAAGACGCAGTGGACCTGTGGGAACAGCGGCATTACGACTTGATACTGATGGATATACAGATGCCGAAGCTTGATGGTATCAGTGCGACCTCGTTGATCCGGCAGAAGGAAAAAGAACGCGGAGGTCATACACCGATTGTGGCATTTACCGCCTTCGCCTTTGGCAAGGACAGGGAGAGATGTCTCGCTGCCGGTATGGATGCATATCTGACCAAGCCGCTTGACTTCTCCGAAGGAAAGCGGGTCATAACGGCACTTATCGGCAGGTCCGGGACTTCCTGATTCGGCTGATCCTATTTCATCCGCTTACACCGGCGCCCCCGCCAGGGTGAGTGCCGCTTCTTCTCCGACCCCTCCGAATCTTTCATGGATCTCCTCCGCCCGCCTTAGCGCTGAACCTATATTTGGAAGGATGTTGCGTGCTCCCATGATTCTGGGGAGGTTCGATGTATAGATGATTCTTTTCGGTTGACGTCGTGCGCCGCAAAGGATGAGGGTACGTCCCGAGGCGTGGAGCCTTTCGTAGAAGCGCTCGATGGCATGCAGTCCGGTCCCGTCGACGGCGGTAGTGTGGCGCAGGCGCAGGATCACTATATTCGTAAGGCCATCGGTGGGAATGTCGTTTAGCTTTTCGGCGGCACCGAAAAGAAGGGGTCCCTGGATATAGAACATGCTCACGTAGTGCGGGATGCTGTGGTTTTGGACAATGTGCCGCCGCGCCTCTTCCAGCGCTTCCGGCGTCACCGGAGCCACCACCGTGGTGCGGGAGACCTGATAAATGTAGAGCAGGGCCGCAAGCGTCATTCCGACTTCGACGGCTATGGTGAGATCGGCAAAGACAGTAAGAAGAAAGGTGATGACCCAGACTGCGATGTCCTTCATTTCCAGCTTGAGGATCATCGGGACTTCGCGCCATTCCCCCATGTTGTAGGCAACCACGAGCAGAACTGCGGAAAGAGTGCCGAGCGGGATGAACTGGGCTAGGGGCGCAGCTATGAGGATAACGAGTAGAAGCGTGAACGCGTGGATCATCCCCGCGACGGGGGTGCGGGCGCCGGAACGGA from Geobacter sp. DSM 9736 includes the following:
- a CDS encoding response regulator, whose product is MGRRLDVFVPKWGGLPSSAQGLREWKWMEEQLACETVKPLILVAEDDAMAGELVRDVLEMWGFDTNLARNGEDAVDLWEQRHYDLILMDIQMPKLDGISATSLIRQKEKERGGHTPIVAFTAFAFGKDRERCLAAGMDAYLTKPLDFSEGKRVITALIGRSGTS